CGGCGACGTGGTGGTGAGCCAGCAGGGCGGCAAGCTGCGCATGAGCTTCTCGAAGACCGCGCAGCTGGCCGGCACCATGACGCCGTGGCAGCACGACACCTTCATCGTGCGCTGGGATGATCGCTCGCTCAATGCCGATGCCTTCGTCAGTTACTCGCTGGATGCCGACGGCAAGATCCGCGAGGTGCGCATGGAGCCGATCTCGCCCATGACGGATTTCAGTTTCGACTTCCAGGATCTTCGCCTGTCGCCGGTGGCGGCGACGAAGACCTCCGGCACGCCCTGACCAATAGCAGGGGCGTTGCGTGCGGGACACTGCCTATAGTGGCAGCGTCCCCACCACGGAGCGGTGCCCATGAAAAACCTTGTCGCGGGCCTGCTGTGCCTGTCGTTTGCCGGCGTGGGTTGCGCCGCGCCCGTGTCCTGCGCCTATGGCGTGTACGGCGAGGCTGGCAAGGCGCCGGTGGTGATTTCCAACCCCACCGCCAAGGGCGCGCAGGCACCGGAACGCTATACCTTCATCGATGGCCGGCGCGGCGACGTGAACGCTGTGGATGCGCCTGTGCGCTGCGCTCAAGGCGTGGTGAGCGTGCGCCAGGCGGATGGCCGTTTTCTCGCGCAGCCGAAGGTGGCTTTGCGTGAAACACCTACGCACTTCAAGAGCCACGGTACGGAACTGGCTGGCGTCTTGATCGAACCGGCGCAGCCCGGTGGCAGGTCGCCATTGGTGGTGTTCGTGCACGGTTCGGAAAAGACGCCAGGCATCGGTGGCTATTACCCGTACATGTTCGCCGCGCAGGGCCTGTCCGTGTTTGCCTATGACAAGCGCGGCACCGGTGCTTCGGATGGTGATTACACGCAGAACTTTGAACTGCTGGCGGACGACGCAGCCGCCGCGCTGGACGAGGCGCGCAAACTCGGGGCGGGACGTTACTCGCGCGCCGGTTTCTTCGGTGGCAGCCAGGGCGGCTGGGTAGCACCGCGCGCGGCAGCGCTGGCGCACGCCGATTTCGTCGCCGTGGGTTTTGGCCTGGTGATGACGCCGCTGGAAGAAGACCAGCAGCAGGCCGTGCTGGAAATGCAGGAGAAGGGCTATGACGCGGCCAGCATGGCCCGCGTCCGCGAGGTCACCGACGCCACGGGCGCGGTGATGGCTTCGCATTTCACCAGCGGCTTCGACCAGTTGGCGGCAGTCAAGCGCAAGTTCGCCAACGAGCCGTGGCTGCACACCATCGAAGGCGAATACACCGGCGAGATGCTGGCGGAGAACGAAGCCGACCTGCGCCGCACCGGCGCGCCACGTTACGACAACCTCAACATCCTCTGGAACTACGACGCCGTGGCGGCCATCCGCGCGCTGGACATTCCCCAGCTGTGGGTGATTGCAGGAGAGGACCGTGATGCCCCGGGTGCGGTCACGCGCGAACGCCTGACGGTCCTGAAGCGGGCCGGCAAGCCGATCGACCTCTACGTGTTCCCGCACACTGATCACGGCATGTACGAGTTCGTGCAGGACAAGGACGGCACCCGCCACGTCACGCGCATCACGGACGGTTACTTCCGCCTGCTGGCCGACTGGATCCGCCAGCAGGACAACCCGCCGTACGGCACGGGTGAACGCCTGCCGTGATGTCCTGCGCGGTCGCGCGGGGATGGACAACGGAACCCATTGGGCCGAATGTTCCGTCACTTGGGGAAAACCATCGGGGAGGGGGCATGTCGTCATACCGACTGAAGCTTGGTGTTGTGCTTTGCCTGGGACTGGTCGCGGGCGCGGCATGGGCGGAGGGCGCCAGCGCGCCGCAGCGTTTCCACTTGGATCTTGGCGTGGCCGGCACGGACGCGGCCTCCGGTCGCCTGCTGGTATTCGCCGAGCCCGCGGCGGCCGCCGAGGCGGAAGCCAAGGGCGGCAAGATCGCCGAGGTGGATCTCGACCAGCTCAGGCCTGACAAGGTGAGCGTGGCGGGGCGCGAGGTGGCGCGGCTGGCCGCAGGCAAGGGCGTGGACATCGACGCGGACGATCATGCGTTCCCGGTCGCGTTTACCCGGTTGCCGCCCGGCGATTACTACGTGCAGGCCGTGCTGGACACCAACCACAGCTACAACTACACCGGCCGCGACACCGGCGACCTGCTCAGCGACGTCATCAAGGTGCACCTGCCGGCGTCCAGCGTGCCCGTGCTGAAACTGACCGCGGCCGTGCCTGCGCACGATGCCTGGGTGCTGTCGCCATCGACTCCGAAGGCCACCCGCGATGCGGCGCCCGAGGCGCGCAAGCACGTGCATGACATCGACTTCGTCAGCCCCGCGCTGACGGCGTTCTGGGGCCGCCCGGTACATATGCGCGGCTTTGTGCTGCTGCCGCCGGGCTACGACGCCAAGGCGGCCGCAACGTATCCGGTGGTGTATTTCACGCATGGCTTCGGTGGTGGCCTCGACCATTTCGTCGGCGCCATGGCCAACAACTGGCTGGCCATGTCCAAGGGCGAGATGCCGCCGATGATCTGGGTGTTCCTGGACGAGTCCTCACCCACCGGCACGCACGAATTCGCCGACTCGGTGAACAACGGACCGTGGGGCAAGGCGCTCACCGAGGAGCTGATCCCGCAACTGGAATCCACCTACCGGATGGATGCCAAGGCCTCCGGCCGTTTCCTCAATGGCCATTCGTCCGGCGGCTGGGCCACGCTGTGGCTGCAGACGCGTTACCCGAAGGTGTTCGGCGGCACCTGGTCCACCTCGCCCGACCCCAGCGACTTCCACGACTTCACCGGCATCGACCTCTACGCGCCGCATGCCAACGTGTACCGCAAGGGCGACGGTTCGGCGTACCCGCTGATCCGCGACCAGGGCAAGGTCATCGCCACCTTCCAGCAGTTCGCGCAGATCGAGCGCGTGCTGGGCAGCTATGGCGGGCAGATCGCTTCGTTCGAGTGGGTGTTTTCCCCGCGCGGCAAGGACGGCCGCCCACTGCCCATGTTCGATCGCGATACCGGCGACGTGGATGGCGCCGTGGTTGCCTACTGGCGTGACCACTACGACATCGCCCACCGCCTGCAGGATCAATGGCCGGAACTGGCACCCGACCTGGACGGCAAGATCCACCTGATCGTGGGCACTGCCGATACCTTCTACCTCGACGGTTCCGCGCATCGGTTGAAGGCGGTGCTGGATGGCCTGCGCGCGCATTCGGACTTCCGCTTCCTGCCCGACAAGACGCACTTCGACCTGTACGCCGTCGGCAAGGATCGCACCGCGCTGCTCAAGCAGATCGCGTGGGAGATGTATGCGGTGGCGCGTCCGCAGTCGTCGCTGAAGCGCGCTGCGGCCCCCTAGCCTGACGGTCTATGTCATTCGTCATGACGGGGCCTGCGGGCCCCGTTTTTTGTGAAGTCGATCACACTGTCTCGATCCAGGTTGTCCAGCGAGGGGACGCCTGAATCGATCCAGCCGTGAATCTCACGAAACTCACGGAAAACAGCGGTTTTCAAGGCAAAAAGGCGCCTCAAGCCCCTTCATCGCGGGCCGATACCCCTCAACGCAGGGGGAGGCGAATCCAAGGGACCTGGCTGTGCCACGCGGAAACGCCAGGGCAGGCCGGAGCATGCCCGGGAATCGTTGGAACAAAACGAACGGGTCGGCACGCTCCGGGGGGAGCGACCGCCCGGAATCTCCTCTCCCGCACTGACGTAACGAGACAAAACTGTCTGCGTTTTCACCAATGATGGAGAGGGGTCATGGGAAAAGAGACACCGGATATCGTGCTTGAGCCGCATGAACTGCGTGCGGTCAACGAGGCGCTCAACCGCGTGCAGGCGGTGATCGAGTTCGACCTGAAAGGGAAGATCCTCACGGCCAACGGCAACTTCCTCCATGCGCTGGGCTACACGCTGGAAGAGATCCGCGGCCAGCATCACCGCATGTTCTGCGAGCCCAGCTACGCGGCCAGTGCCGAGTACAAGAAGTTCTGGGAAAACCTGGGCAAGGGCGTGCTCGATCGCGGCGAGTACAAGCGCATCGGCGGCGACGGTCGCGAGGTGTGGATCAATGCGTCCTACAACCCCGTGTTCGACGAGAACGGCAAGCCGTACAAAGTGGTGAAGTTCGCCACCGATGTCACCGCCAGCCGGCAGGAGCGCGCCGAGCACGAGGGCAAGATCCACGCCATCGACAAGGCGCAGGCCACCATCGAGTTCGACCTGGCCGGCCACGTGCTGACCGCCAACGACAATTTCCTCGGTGCCGTGGGTTACGCACTGGACGAGATCCAGGGCCACCACCACCGCATGTTCTGCGAGGAAGGCTACGCCGCCAGTCCGGCCTACGCCGAGTTCTGGGCCAAGCTCAACCGTGGCGAGTTCGATGCCGGCCGCTACAAGCGGTTTGGCAAGGGCGGACGCGTGATCTGGATCCAGGCAAGCTACAACCCGATCTACGACGGCAACGGTCGCCTGTGCAAGGTGGTGAAGTTCGCCACCGACGTCACCGCGCAGGTGGAGCTGGAAGAAAGCGTGAAGCGTCGCGCCGCCGACGACCAGCGCAAGGTCGAGGAACTGCTGAAGGTGGTGCGCCGTGCCGCCGAGGGCGACCTCACCGGCGAAGTGCGCGTGGAGGGCAGTGATCCCATCGACCAGCTCGCCGACGGCATCGGCCAGATGATGAGCGACCTGCGCAGCGTGATCGGCAAGGTGGTCGATTCCGCCGGCGGTTTCGCCGGCAGCTCGCAGGAGATCGCCGGCCGTTCCAGCAGCGTGGCCAGCGGCGCGCAGCTGCTGGGCGCCACGGTGGAGGAAATGAACGCGTCCATCGAAGAGCTCACCGCGTCGATCAACTCCATTGCCAACAACTCGCGCAGCGCCGACCAGCTCGCCAAGGACACGCATCAGGAAGCCGAACGCGGCGCCAAGGCCATCGCGCGCTCGATCGAGGCGATGGACCTGATCAACAAGTCGTCCGAAGACATCAGCGAGATCATCAAGGTGATCGGCGAGATCGCCAGCCAGACCAACCTGCTGGCCTTCAACGCGGCCATTGAAGCGGCCCGTGCCGGTGAACATGGCCTTAGCTTCTCGGTGGTCGCCGACGAGGTGCGCAAGCTGGCCGAGCGTTCCTCGCAGGCCACCAAGGAAATCTCCAAGCTCATCAATGAATCGGTGAAGCGCGTGACGCAGGGCAGCGAGATCTCGCGGCAGGCGGGTGAGGCGTTCGAGAAGATCGTCGGCGGCGTCAGCCGCACCACCCAGGCCATCTCCGAGATCTCCTGCGGTGCGGACGAGCAACTGGTGGCGGCGCGCGAAGTGAGCGCGGCGATCCAGCAGGTGGCCGAGGAGACGGAGAAGTCCGCCGCCGCTTGCGACACCATTGCCCGTTCCACCACCTCGCTCACGCAGGGTGCGGAAGAACTGAACCGGATCGTCCGTCGCTTCGTGGTCTGAAGGAACGAGCATGGAGATCGAGAACGATATCGACGTCGCCACCCAGCGTGCCTTGCTGGACAAGGTCCAGCGCCACACGGGCATCCACATGGCGGAGCGCAAGTGGACGTTGCTGCAGGGACGGCTCCGCCGTCGCCTGCAGGCGCTGGAACTCAGCCGATACCGCGATTACCTCGCGGTACTGGACGAGCGGCCGGACGAGGTGGGTGCCTTCATCAACCTGGTGACCACCAACGAGACTTCGTTCTTCCGCACGCCGCGCATCTGGGAACACTTCTGGCAGCAGTTGCTGCCGGAGTGGTACCGGCAGCATCCCGGCGCCACGCTGCAGTTGTGGTCGGCGGCAG
The nucleotide sequence above comes from Dyella telluris. Encoded proteins:
- a CDS encoding alpha/beta fold hydrolase, with translation MKNLVAGLLCLSFAGVGCAAPVSCAYGVYGEAGKAPVVISNPTAKGAQAPERYTFIDGRRGDVNAVDAPVRCAQGVVSVRQADGRFLAQPKVALRETPTHFKSHGTELAGVLIEPAQPGGRSPLVVFVHGSEKTPGIGGYYPYMFAAQGLSVFAYDKRGTGASDGDYTQNFELLADDAAAALDEARKLGAGRYSRAGFFGGSQGGWVAPRAAALAHADFVAVGFGLVMTPLEEDQQQAVLEMQEKGYDAASMARVREVTDATGAVMASHFTSGFDQLAAVKRKFANEPWLHTIEGEYTGEMLAENEADLRRTGAPRYDNLNILWNYDAVAAIRALDIPQLWVIAGEDRDAPGAVTRERLTVLKRAGKPIDLYVFPHTDHGMYEFVQDKDGTRHVTRITDGYFRLLADWIRQQDNPPYGTGERLP
- a CDS encoding methyl-accepting chemotaxis protein; the encoded protein is MGKETPDIVLEPHELRAVNEALNRVQAVIEFDLKGKILTANGNFLHALGYTLEEIRGQHHRMFCEPSYAASAEYKKFWENLGKGVLDRGEYKRIGGDGREVWINASYNPVFDENGKPYKVVKFATDVTASRQERAEHEGKIHAIDKAQATIEFDLAGHVLTANDNFLGAVGYALDEIQGHHHRMFCEEGYAASPAYAEFWAKLNRGEFDAGRYKRFGKGGRVIWIQASYNPIYDGNGRLCKVVKFATDVTAQVELEESVKRRAADDQRKVEELLKVVRRAAEGDLTGEVRVEGSDPIDQLADGIGQMMSDLRSVIGKVVDSAGGFAGSSQEIAGRSSSVASGAQLLGATVEEMNASIEELTASINSIANNSRSADQLAKDTHQEAERGAKAIARSIEAMDLINKSSEDISEIIKVIGEIASQTNLLAFNAAIEAARAGEHGLSFSVVADEVRKLAERSSQATKEISKLINESVKRVTQGSEISRQAGEAFEKIVGGVSRTTQAISEISCGADEQLVAAREVSAAIQQVAEETEKSAAACDTIARSTTSLTQGAEELNRIVRRFVV
- a CDS encoding alpha/beta hydrolase, whose product is MSSYRLKLGVVLCLGLVAGAAWAEGASAPQRFHLDLGVAGTDAASGRLLVFAEPAAAAEAEAKGGKIAEVDLDQLRPDKVSVAGREVARLAAGKGVDIDADDHAFPVAFTRLPPGDYYVQAVLDTNHSYNYTGRDTGDLLSDVIKVHLPASSVPVLKLTAAVPAHDAWVLSPSTPKATRDAAPEARKHVHDIDFVSPALTAFWGRPVHMRGFVLLPPGYDAKAAATYPVVYFTHGFGGGLDHFVGAMANNWLAMSKGEMPPMIWVFLDESSPTGTHEFADSVNNGPWGKALTEELIPQLESTYRMDAKASGRFLNGHSSGGWATLWLQTRYPKVFGGTWSTSPDPSDFHDFTGIDLYAPHANVYRKGDGSAYPLIRDQGKVIATFQQFAQIERVLGSYGGQIASFEWVFSPRGKDGRPLPMFDRDTGDVDGAVVAYWRDHYDIAHRLQDQWPELAPDLDGKIHLIVGTADTFYLDGSAHRLKAVLDGLRAHSDFRFLPDKTHFDLYAVGKDRTALLKQIAWEMYAVARPQSSLKRAAAP